Genomic DNA from Corylus avellana chromosome ca4, CavTom2PMs-1.0:
aagtattttgggTTTAgagttttgaagagttcttgaaattgtaaaaattgagaagtgttttggTGAGGGCCACATTTGAAAAGTGGTGTTTGTGGGGTccataaaagaaatattatgtgataattgaaaagtgtttttgaaaagaaaaaaaaaatttgaaaagtgttatcacagcatttttttttttttttaaatggcaaaaaaaaaattgttggagatTGACCTCCACAGGTGGTAACCGCCACCCCCTCACCAAAAGAGGCAGGTGGGTCTCCACCTCCCCTCCCCCTTGTGGGGGTGGACACTGGAGGTGGCTCTCCCACCTCTAGTGAAGGGGTGGCCTCCACCCTGAGAAAGCAGGTGTCCTGtgtgtttttcttatttaaagtattaatttcttaatttatttttgtataattAACAGAGCCTATTTCCAcactgagaaaaaaaaacaaaaaaacaaaaaatcgtCTTCTAGGGTTTCATAGCAAAAAAGACTGAGAATAAGTACAGGTGGCCCTTAGTGGACTTCTCCTAATGTGCATACACATTGCCCATTAGATGTTTGAAAAGGAACCCCAAGAAGCCCCAACATGAAGACACCCACATAGATACCCCTATCAAAAGAAAACACTATGTTCAAATGGCAAGATACCAACCTGTCTggttttctacttttttatCACCATTATTGGCAATTCTCAGGGCCCCATCACCCACCACAAAAGATCAAATCGACAGGCAATTTAATAATCTAACTTACTACCACCCACTAGTCACTACAATGGCTTCATTCACCATTTGAAGCTTATCATCACTCGCTTCTCTAATCAAGACATACCCATACCCCTTTTTTAGTAGGTACCATCTTTATTAAATTTCATACCAGCTTGACATGAAAGAGTTTACTGACTACTGCAATTGTCCTGGCTTGTGAGTAATGGATTCGAATTCGTAACAATTTGTTGTCTGAATTACTATGAGTGAGCCTCTATGAGGCTCGCATGTCCCAATAAGTAGGTGAGCCATCCAAAATCCGCTCAAACATGTAGGTCTCATAAGGACTAACAAAATTGCTAAAAATCTTTATTTGTGAGTATCAGATCCTCGATGTGGAAGCACTTGACCTGTTTACAAATTACTACATATAAACTATGAAGAAGAACTACTGAACAAATTGATCAGGTAAAAAATCATAAGCAGTTGTTGGTGCCCCTCCAATATATTGCAAAAGAGGACCTAGATATTCGCTTGATCAACCAAACAGTCAGCCGTTATTGAGGTATAAATAGGTTTCTCCCTCAagaattttcagtttttcagCACCTAGCTTGAATCAATTAGTTTGAGAAACAGCCAAAATCTATAGACACATACATCCCATCGCAGGAGAAACCATGCTTAAAAGTCATAAAGGTTCAGCcaattgaattgtttatttggTGGGTAAGAAGCACTGAAGCAGGCAGTTGAAGTACATGGGTAAGATTATGGTTTTGACTAATCAGGAAATGTTGTGTGATTGTCAACCTTGTATTTCTTTTGGTACTCCAAAGAGAACCATGTAAAGTTAGTCTGATTCGAGGACTGACAGAGAAAAGGCAAAAGATGAAAGTGGGGAATCCTAAGCTTGACAAGGGCAACAGTAAAGATGACATAAGCCATGTCCCCTGGAGCACCGAGCATCACTAGGTGGGGTCACTGAATTGAGATacgataaaataaataataactcCCCAATCTCACTTCCCGTACATTCTGATATATCTTTCCACTTCTTTCATCTCCCTCTTTGATCTAATTCTTTGAACAAACCTCTCTATTCATTCAATTTACTTCAAAACCCTCACCTGATAGTTGCAATTTGTGGAGACATGATCTTccaggaagaagaagcaacTGAAGTTACAGCAGACAAACCGCAAGGCAAGCTAATAATCGGTGGCAGCAGCGACGATAACAACAAAGGAACTGAAGATGATAATCCAGGAGAGTGGTTGAACCTGAGCCTAGGCAGGAATTTGCTCTCAACAGCTGGAGACTCAGACCCACAACCAAAAACTGCTTCTAACAAGGTTTTTTCATGCAACTTCTGCATGAGAAAGTTCTATAGTTCACAAGCATTAGGGGGTCATCAGAATGCCCACAAGAGGGAAAGAGGTGCAGCCAGAAGATACCAGTCCAATAGGATGCTGGCAATGATGGGACTGCCCTTTAGCACTCCCTTCGCCCGATCGCTTGGCGTCCGGCCCCATTCGGTTGTTCAGAAGCCAAGCAGAGATGCAACTGCAGTTGTAGCAAGATTTAATGATGCCAATACAGGGTTTAGAATGGCATGGCCACCAGTCACGCTGGAGGATACAATGGATATGATTTGGCCAGGCAGCTTTCATCTGGATCGACACAGACCAGAGCCGCCATCAGAGCCACACAAGCTTGACTTAAATCTGCGGCTCTGACCCATCCATCCTCCTTCTGCCTCAGTTTGGAATTTATTCTACACTCTTTCTATTGGAACAGCTTTTGACTTCTTCATCCATCAAGGACAGAAACTAACCAAGGTAGGATCCAGCGTTTTAAGATTCAATAACCTGGATGGTGGTTCTGCCTAATGAAACTAGAAGAGACACCAAAAATTTCCTACCACTATGCATGTTGTACTACAACCAAATCAGAAACATAACCCCACTTTTCAGTTATTCGTCTTTGTTGATGCCTAAAATAATTCCTGGTGCAGTCCACGTGTTACTGAGTTTTTTACAGGGTCTTATCCTAATTATCATTTTCTAGTTCAGTTCCATTTTGGTTTATCTATGGTTCAACCAGTATTATGGTGAAAATGATTGAACTGTAAAGAAACAGGTACTTAGGTTGAGCAGTATTACCAACTCTACAAATCaacaaattttgtcaaaatcatGCATTTCTGAAGTgagaaaaaaatccaaataattaGCAGGTCAGCTTTCCAGATGACCGCTGTTCGAACATGATCAATCAAGATTCGTGCCTGACCAATCCTGGCCGTTCGTTTTCCAGTGCACGTCCTTAACTGAAACGTGGCAGATCCTCCGTGTTTGAACGTGCCTATCCCCCGTTCAAACGCCACGCCTTTGCACAGAATTTCTAACATTTCTGACTTAATATCTTCGCCCCTTTTTTTATCGAATGCCTATGAGCTTCCCCATGCtcaactaa
This window encodes:
- the LOC132177371 gene encoding zinc finger protein 7-like; protein product: MIFQEEEATEVTADKPQGKLIIGGSSDDNNKGTEDDNPGEWLNLSLGRNLLSTAGDSDPQPKTASNKVFSCNFCMRKFYSSQALGGHQNAHKRERGAARRYQSNRMLAMMGLPFSTPFARSLGVRPHSVVQKPSRDATAVVARFNDANTGFRMAWPPVTLEDTMDMIWPGSFHLDRHRPEPPSEPHKLDLNLRL